The Spirosoma foliorum genome has a window encoding:
- a CDS encoding glycoside hydrolase family 65 protein, with protein sequence MKHYIKQDPWNIVEEGFHRDFNEITESVMSLGNGRLGGRGSFEEKFTGKTLQGNYVAGVYYPDKTRVGWWKNGYPEYFAKVLNAANWIGIDIDIEYETLDLNLCEVRDFRRVLNMQEGYLERSFVAVLKSGKELQVNAKRFCSIVDDEAGAIRYAIKPLNFDAKITITPYIDGDIRNRDSNYDETFWDEVRKETAYGEAYIELRTRKTGFHVATGMCVEIEQDGAKVDFQSQPIKYEKYVANRISLDCRKGQETVIYKYAVNLSSLNYDSDTIIKEAHQYIQRITRKGFDKMLFEQKQAWADKWKTNDISIEGDIAAQQGIRFNIFQLNQTYTGEDQRLNIGPKGFTGEKYGGSTYWDTEAYCLPFYLSTADQKVAKNLLVYRYKQLGKAIENAQKLGFRAGAALYPMVTMNGEECHNEWEITFEEIHRNGAIAYAIYDYVRYTGDEQYLVEYGLEVLIAISRFWTQRVNWSKAKEQYVMLGVTGPNEYENNVNNNWYTNYLAAWTLRYTVEAVGKVKALDAEKYADLIDRIHFREEKELSTARQIIDKMYLPQDEKLGVFLQQEGFLDKDLMPVSDIPKGQRPINQNWSWDRILRSCFIKQADVLQGLYFFEDEFTTDELQRNFEFYEPMTVHESSLSPCVHSIQASKLGMKEKAYEMYLRTARLDLDDYNNDTEDGCHITSMAGTWLAVVKGFGGLRIEKEDGADHRVNLNPYCPDNWQSLSFKIRFRGVLIQVTATQQDVTVQNFSEKPITIQLHGKPVTVNAQSQETVTI encoded by the coding sequence ATGAAACATTATATTAAACAAGATCCCTGGAACATCGTTGAAGAGGGATTTCACCGTGACTTTAATGAAATTACCGAAAGCGTGATGTCGCTCGGCAATGGCCGATTGGGCGGACGCGGTTCGTTTGAAGAAAAATTTACCGGAAAAACCTTACAGGGGAATTATGTGGCCGGGGTGTATTATCCCGACAAAACCCGCGTTGGCTGGTGGAAAAATGGGTACCCCGAATATTTCGCCAAAGTATTAAATGCTGCCAACTGGATCGGTATCGACATCGACATCGAATATGAAACCCTTGATCTGAATCTTTGTGAAGTGCGCGACTTCCGGCGCGTGCTGAACATGCAGGAAGGCTACCTCGAACGCTCGTTTGTGGCTGTGCTGAAAAGTGGTAAAGAGCTACAGGTGAATGCGAAACGGTTTTGCTCCATTGTCGATGATGAAGCCGGGGCGATTCGGTATGCGATCAAACCCCTGAATTTCGACGCGAAGATTACCATTACGCCCTATATTGACGGCGACATCCGCAATCGAGATTCGAATTACGATGAAACGTTCTGGGATGAAGTTCGGAAGGAAACGGCGTATGGTGAGGCTTATATTGAACTGCGCACCCGTAAAACGGGCTTCCACGTTGCTACAGGCATGTGCGTGGAAATTGAGCAGGATGGCGCAAAAGTGGATTTTCAGTCGCAGCCCATCAAGTACGAAAAGTATGTGGCCAATCGCATCTCGCTCGATTGTCGGAAAGGGCAGGAAACGGTTATTTACAAGTATGCCGTGAACCTGTCATCGCTCAATTACGACTCGGATACGATTATCAAGGAGGCTCATCAGTACATCCAGCGAATTACCCGCAAAGGCTTCGACAAGATGCTGTTCGAGCAAAAACAAGCCTGGGCCGATAAGTGGAAAACCAATGACATTAGTATTGAAGGGGATATTGCGGCCCAACAGGGTATTCGCTTCAATATTTTCCAGCTAAACCAGACCTACACGGGTGAAGACCAGCGCTTGAACATCGGCCCCAAAGGCTTTACCGGTGAAAAATACGGCGGTTCGACCTATTGGGATACCGAAGCGTATTGCCTGCCGTTCTACCTCTCAACCGCCGATCAGAAAGTAGCCAAAAACCTGCTGGTTTATCGCTATAAACAACTCGGTAAGGCCATCGAAAACGCGCAGAAACTCGGCTTCCGGGCGGGGGCGGCACTATACCCGATGGTAACCATGAACGGCGAAGAATGCCATAACGAATGGGAAATCACGTTCGAGGAAATCCACCGGAATGGGGCTATCGCCTATGCCATATACGACTACGTTCGCTATACCGGCGATGAGCAGTATCTGGTCGAGTATGGTTTGGAGGTACTTATTGCGATTAGTCGCTTCTGGACCCAGCGCGTGAACTGGTCAAAGGCAAAAGAGCAGTATGTGATGCTGGGCGTAACGGGCCCAAATGAATACGAGAATAACGTCAACAATAACTGGTACACCAATTACCTGGCGGCCTGGACGCTTCGTTACACTGTAGAAGCGGTAGGTAAAGTAAAAGCGCTGGACGCTGAAAAGTACGCTGATCTGATTGACCGGATTCATTTCCGTGAGGAAAAAGAACTGTCTACTGCCCGACAAATCATCGACAAGATGTACTTGCCTCAGGATGAGAAACTGGGTGTCTTTCTGCAACAGGAAGGTTTCCTGGATAAAGACCTGATGCCCGTGTCGGACATTCCTAAAGGCCAGCGCCCCATCAATCAGAACTGGTCGTGGGACCGGATTTTGCGGTCGTGCTTCATCAAACAGGCCGACGTCTTGCAGGGACTGTATTTCTTTGAGGATGAGTTCACTACAGACGAGTTACAGCGCAATTTTGAGTTCTATGAGCCGATGACAGTACATGAATCATCGTTATCGCCCTGCGTTCACTCCATTCAGGCTTCGAAGTTAGGAATGAAAGAAAAAGCTTACGAAATGTACCTCCGTACGGCCCGACTCGATCTTGACGATTACAACAACGATACCGAAGATGGCTGCCATATCACCTCAATGGCCGGTACGTGGCTGGCTGTTGTAAAAGGTTTTGGCGGATTAAGAATCGAAAAAGAAGACGGGGCCGACCATCGGGTGAACTTGAATCCGTATTGCCCGGATAACTGGCAATCCCTGTCGTTCAAGATTCGTTTCCGGGGCGTACTGATCCAGGTAACGGCTACGCAGCAGGACGTAACGGTGCAGAATTTTTCGGAAAAACCAATTACAATCCAGTTGCACGGGAAACCTGTGACGGTGAACGCCCAGAGCCAGGAGACAGTAACGATCTAG